The Pseudobdellovibrionaceae bacterium genome segment ACCTGTCAGCTCCCCCCGCCGGAAACGACGGCGCCCCCGCACCGATGCCGACGCCGACACCGACACCGGTCCCGACCGGTCAGGCGACCCAAGGCCAATTCTGCGCACGTCAAGCCGGCGAACTTCCGAAGTTTCGTCTCAGCCTGGCGGATCTGCGAGAGCAAAAACTCGAGGACGTGACCTCGCTGGACCGGTTCTTCCGCGCGGACGTGCGCCTGGCGAATCTCAATATCTATTTGCCCAAACTCGACATCAAAGCCCTTCCCGTCCATTTCGGATACGACCTCGGCGGCCAAGGCACCATCCGGCGCGATGACGGGACCGAACTGCGCGAGCGCTTCGCGGTGATGTACGAATCTTACCTGCAGCTGGCGCAGGAAGACCACGGAACCTATCAGATCGCCGTCGCGGCCTCGGGTCAGGTCGAACTCGAGATCCAAGACGCGAGTGGGGTCTACGTGAAACGGATCTCGGCGATGACGGGAATCGACGAGACACGTTTTCTGTGCGTGAACCAGAACATCTTCATCCGTCGCGGTGATCAAATCGGCCTGCGTCTGCGCCAGACCCACCGCACGGGGGCCTCGCTCAGCGCCGCGCTTTACTGGCGTAAAGTGGGTTCCGCCACCAGCGCGGCCTCGGCTTCTTGCAATGCTTCGGGCGAGCTCTTCCGCGACGGCCAAGCGACTTCGCAAATGCAAACCATTTTGAATGAGGGGTGGCGGTCACCGGGGGCCGACAACTTGACCCTAACCACCGACGGCGAAAATCTGGTCGTCAATGGCGACTTCGAAAACGTCAGCGGGCTTTCGCTCCCGACCACGGGAACGTGGTGGAAGTACTTCACCTCGCTCCCGGGCTGGCTGGCCTACCAAAAGTTCGAATTGCAGAATTCGGGTTTCACGAACGTCTTCTCGTTCCGCGGCGGCAACTACTGGATCGAACTCGACGCGGACCAAGGCGTGGACGCCATTCACCAAGAGATCACCGTGAAACCGAATACGAGCTACCGTCATCTTTTCGACTACGCGACCGAGCCCGGCACCAGCCAAAATACGTCGCAGATTTTGGTCTATCGCGTGGCCTCGAAAACCGACGGCAACTTTCAATTTGATCATCTGGATACCGTCAGCGCACCGAACACGGGCGCTTGGTTGACCTACCAACGCCGCATCGACTCGGGAACCTCGAACCGGATGAAAGTGAAACTGATGGAGGGCGGTGGCGACGACAATAACGGCGCCTACATCGACAACGTTGTTTTCCGCGAGATCCGTGAAAATGATCGCGTGTGCTTAGGCGGCGCGATCCCCGCCCCGGGAATCAAAATCCTTGCCGCTCGCTATGGTAAAAACAAATTCGTGGACACCACGACCTTCGTGCGCGCACGCTGCGAAGACAAAGCCTCTTGCTCCTTCAACGCGAACAACGACATGAATGGCGATCCCGAAAACGGAATCGTTAAAGTGTTGACGATTCGCTACAGCTGTTTGAACGGCGACAAAGAAGTCGCGGTCAACGAAAACACTCAAGCGCAGTTGAGCTGTCCGTGAAATGTGAGTCTGCCTAAAATTTGAGGCATCGATATCGGAATCCACGTCTCTTCCATGAAAAAGTCAGTGGCATTCGACTTAAGTTCTTCCCAAGCTCCTCGCCCATCGCTAAAATGCATCCATGTCGCAAGATCAAGGCGAAGGAACACGGGGAAAAGGCCACGCAACGCTCGGTGACCTTCTCGGGCCCGAGACTCAAGAGAACCTCAAGGACTGGACACGCGAAGCCCGTCAGTGGGTGGAGACGCACCCGTGGGCCGCCGCGCTGGGAGCGTTGGCTTTGGGTTACGTGCTCGGTTCGATGACTTCGCGCCGGGAGCGGGATTCGCGATGAACCTGTTCACGCTTTTGCTGCACTCCTTTCTTGACCGTCAAGCACGCGAACAGACCGAACGTCTGCGCGAGGCCGGGCTTCGCGCCGCCGAGAAGGGGCGCAAGCTGGCGATCGCCGGTGCCTTTTTCAGTCTGACCGCGGCCTTTTCATTCGCGGCCATCGTGACCTTCGCTATTGAGGCGGGTCTGCAGTACGACCGGGGCGCGGGCCTCACCTATTCGGGGCTCATGATCTCGGCGACGATTCTTATCGTGATCGCTCTTTTGGGGGGCCTCATTGGCCTCCTCATCGCTTCATCGAGCTCCGAGAATAAAGTAAATGCTCAACCCCCTCCTCCGCGTTCGACTCAAAGCGAACTCAAGGACGTGCTTGAGGATATCGCGCTTCAACTGTTAAAGCAGTTCGCTCAATCTCAACGTGCCGGCGATCAAACGCCGTCCTCCGCAAACGAAAGTGAGACCCGTCCATGAGTTCTTTGGCTACCCGCATCCTGGTTGTGGACGATCACCCGATCTTCCGCGAAGGTTTGAAGCTCTCTTTGGATTCGAGCCTCAAAGACTTCACGTGGGTGGGCGAAGCGGCGAACGCGAAGACGGCTCTCGATCAGATCTACGACAAGCGCCCCGATCTGGTGATCCTCGATTTGATTCTGGGATCGACGTCGGGACTCGACGTCGTCCGCGAAGTGAAAAGTCGTCAGATCCCCACGAAAATTTTGGTGCTGACTCAAGTGCAGGACCCCAAGACCGAGCGCGAACTCCGTCGCTTGGAAGTCGATGCGATTTTGTCCAAGATGGCGCCCTTGCAATCCGTCGTCGAAGCCGTGGAAGCTTTACGCAACAACCAGCCCTTCACGAGCCCCCCGCTTCCGAACTCCAACGAAGAAGAAGGCATGAACCCCGTGCCCGCGCTCAAGCCGAACCTCACCGCACGCGAGGTCGAGATCGTGCGTTTGGTCGCCGCGGGACAAACCCAAAAAGAAATCGCCGAAACTCTGGGTTGCGCCCCGGAAACTGTCAAAACGCACAAAGGCAACTTGTTGCGTAAGCTGGGCGCGCGAAATTCAGCCGAGATCGTCGCCTGGGCGACGCGCACCGGGTTGATCTAACGCCAGGTCCGCGCGCCTTTTAGACCGAGGGCTTCGAGCCTTTCGGAAGCGTGAAGTAGAATCGGCTCCCGGAACCGGGCGTCGATTCGGCGGCCAAACGTCCGCCGTGAAAGTGGATGAAGTCCCGACAGACGTTCAGACCGATGCCGAAGCCCGGAGCCGGCGCTTCCGCGTCCCGATCGATCAACGCCCCGCCATCAATGAGTTGCGCCAAACGCGACGGCGCAATCCCGACGCCGGTATCTTTCACCCACAAAGTGACTTCCGAAGGACCGTCGTCGATGCCGACCGCGATCTCTTGCCCCGCTTGCGAGGCGCCGATGGCATTCGAGATCAAATTCCGAATAACGGCGGTGATCATGTCCGGATCCGCGGCGATCAAAACCACTTTGGGGGCCGTGACCACGACGGTCTGACGTTGCACCAAAAGAATCGGCGTCAGCTGCTCGACGCTTTTTTCGACCAGTGCCTGCAGATCGCAGATTCCGAGACGGGGCTCCATCCGTGAATCGAGTTTCGCGATCCACTGGATCAGATTCGAAAAGAACTCTTGGACCGAAACCGAGGACCGCACCATCAGCCGCAGCATTTTGCGCGCGGGCTCGTCCACTTCATTTTCGATCTTACTTTGCAGCGCCGAGGAAACCATGACCATCGTGCCGATGTTGCCGGACAGATCGTGCGCCACCAACGACAGCAGACGGTTCTTAAAACCGACCAGCTCTTCCAACCGTGAGTTGGCGTCCGTGAGTTCAACGGACCGCTCACGGATCTGGGATTCGAGCGCTTTCCGCTCACTCAAATCGTAGAAGCTCAGCAAGAGCCCGGTATCCTGAGGATTCCAGGTGCGCGCGCACTCGATATGAACGGCCCAGCTCCCCGCTTCGTGAATCACCTCGAGGGTCCGACGCGGTTCAACCCCTTGGCGCATGGCCAAGATCTCTTCCGAGACGCGGTCGATCACCGGCCCCGGCAGCGTCGAGATCGTCTTCCACTCTTGTCCCACATGCCCCTGAGAGATCGCGAAGACTCGCTGCGCGGCCGTGTTGAAAACGCGCAGGCGATTTTCGTTGTCGAGTTTCAAAACCGGATCCGGTAGGCGTTCGAAGACTTGGCTCTTCGCCAAGTGCGCCCAATCCAAAAGCTGGTAACGGAAAAGCGCCATCGAGAAACAAAGCGCGCCCACCAAACCGAGGGCCGCGGACCACTGGTACATGGTGATCGTCCAACCGGTCACCATACCCGCCCAGTGACTGGCGATGGGGACGAGGGATCCCGCCATCAGCCACAAAGCTTGGCGGCGGGTCGAGGCATCACCACGCCACCACATCCGTCCGCCCAGCGACAAACCGTAGGTGACGCACAAGATGGAGTAAATACGCTGAAAGCTCATGATCGGACCGCGCGTGAACGTCAATGCCGAGAGGGTCTTCAATTGAACCTTCTCGAAATCGACCAATCCATACTCGGACCACGACGGCACGAACAATGAGGCGACCGCCACCACGCAGGGCACGAAAAGCAACGCCTGCAAGTAGGGCCGACCGTAAAGATCGGCTCGCGGATTGACGTGAGTGTGAATCAAAACGATGGCCGGTGGCGCGAAAAGAATGACCGCCATGCGCAGACGGATCAGCGTTTCCATCAAGGCCTCGTCGGGAGTCACCAGAACGAAGAGCGTGAAGGTCGACCAAATAAAGGTCAGCGCCATCGTCGCGCAGAAAGCGGGACTTCCGGGCGCGCCACGATTCTGCCACGAGTACGCCATCAGCGCGAACGATGCGCACATGGTGAGCGTAATGATGGAGAGAAGCGCGTACACGGGCAACATGCAGGAACCACCGATTCTTTGCAGTCAGATTGCCACGAAAATGCCGTTCTCCCTATTCAAAAAAACCAAAGGATAACGGAGACTTCCGCTTCCCCCAAATGGGGGAAACTCGACTCTTTCTATCTCGATTGTCGCTCGACTTCCGTCGACAAAATGATTTGAGAAGAAAACGTCACTGAAAGACGGAACAAAACACGCCGATAACCGAGGTGGCCCCGCGCGGGGAATGAAGGAGTCCTAACTTGCGCTCGTTTTGGATCAAGAACTTCGGCATCTTAGCTTCCGTCATGGGCATCGTCGCCGTGGTGGGGATTTGTATCGCCCATATCGAGCTGATCAACGGCGCCATGGCCATGATCGTGATGGGCTCGATCTTGACCTTAATCGTGTTCGTCATCGCGCTCGTCACGTTGGGTGGCGAATCCCAACTGATGAAAGCGGAAGAAGAGCGCGATCAGTTCTTCACGCAGTCGCTGGAGATGCTTTGTATTTCGGGCTTGGATGGATTCTTCAAAAAGCTCAACCCCGCGTTCTCGCGGACGCTCGGTTTCAGCGTCGACGAACTGCGCGCGAAACCCATCTTGGAGTTCGTACACCCCGACGATCGGGACAAAACCATTCACGAGATCAAACGTCAGGCCCAAGGCCAACAGGTGATGTCTTTCGAAAATCGTTTCCGCTGCAAAGACGGAAGCTACCGCACGCTCTCTTGGAAATCGGTGCCGATCGGCAACGTCATGTACGCCGCGGCCCGCGACGTGACCGATGATCGCAATCGGGAAGAAAGCGTTCAGAAAAGCCAGGTCCTGCTCGACGCCATGATCGACAACATCCCGATGATGATCTACATCAAGGATTCGGCCGACCTGCGCTTCGTGCGTTTCAATCGCACGGGTTCAAAACTGGTGGGATATCCTTCGGAATATTTCATCGGTAAGAACGATTCCGATTTCTTCACTCCCGAACAGGCCAACCACTTCACCAGCTGCGACCGCGACGTTTTGAAGTCCATGCAACCGCTGGACATCGAAGAGACCTTGAAAACGCGCGATCACGGGGTTCGCCAAATGCGCACCAAAAAAATCGCGATCTCCCTACCCGACGGAGAGAAGTATCTTTTAGGATTCTCGCAAGACATCACGGAACAGCGAATGGCCGAAGATGAACTGGTCAACGCGCGCCAAATCGCCGAGGACGCGAACCGCGCGAAATCGGAATTTCTGGCGAATATGTCCCACGAAATTCGGACTCCGTTGAATGGGATTATCGGGATGACCGACCTGCTGATGCGTTCGACTTTGAATGAACAGCAAAAAGAGTTCGTGAAAACGCTTGAAGAGTCGAGCTCGAACTTGCTGATGCTCATCAATGACATCTTGGACTTCTCGAAGATCGAAGCGGGCAAGATGAATCTGGAAAGTGTCAATTTCGACGCACGTTCGATCGTGAAGTCGCAAGTGAACTTACTGACCTCGCGGGCCACCGATAAGGGCCTGACCCTCGAGACCTTCATCGACCCGACGATCCCGCCCCTGCTGCGCGGCGATCCCGCCCGCATCGGTCAGGTTCTGCTCAATCTTCTGGGCAACGCGATCAAATTCACCCCGAGCGGGAAAGTCAGCGTCAGCGTGGCGTTGAAATCCCGCGACGATCAAGGCTGCACGTTGGAGTTCAGCGTGATCGACACCGGCATCGGCATCACGCCCGAGCAAAAACGGATGCTCTTCCGCCCCTTCACGCAAGCCGACGGTTCAACGGCCCGGCGCTACGGCGGCACGGGGCTGGGACTCTCCATCTGTAAAATGCTGACGGAGCTGATGGGCGGTCAAGTCGGCGTCGAAAGTGAACCCGGCAAGGGCTCGCGCTTTTTCTTTACCGTCCGGATCAAACCCGCCTTCATGGTTCTGGAATCCCCCGCACGCGTGCTGCCGCCGATCCAAACGAATCGTCGCCCCGCCAGTCCCGCCGCACCGACGACCCGCGATCGCGCGCCGCGTATCTTGGTGGCGGAAGATAACCGCGTGAATCAGATGATGGTGCTGTCGATGCTGCAAAGTTTCGGCTACTCCGCGCAGGTCGTGGCCAATGGTCGCGAGGCCGTCGACGTCTTCCGCACCTCACAGTTCGATTTGATTTTGATGGATTGCCAGATGCCGGAAATGGACGGACTCGAGGCCACCGCCTTGATTCGTGAACACGAGACCGGGACCGGCCGACGCACGCCCATCATCGCGTTCACGGCCAATGCCACCGCGCAAGACCGTGAGCAGTGCATGCAGGCCGGCATGGACGGCGTCATCACGAAGCCCGTGCGTATGGACGTCCTTCAACAAGCGCTCATCTCCTGGTTGGAAGAACCGACCGACCCCGCCCAGCGCCCAGGAAACTGACCAGGAGGCTGACCCTAGACAGAGCCTTTCCCGCGACGTTAGACTTGCGGGATCGGAGGCTCTTCATGCGTTTCATCCTTGCTCTCTGTATCCCCTTCCTGCTCGCCATGAATTTACCGGCGAACCCCGCGCCCACCAGCACCGTCACGATTCCGGTGCAAGAGTATTTGAGTCTGGTGCGACAGAACGAAAAACCCCGTTTCGTCACGATCCTGGGCGCCTCGTTGGGCGGTCGTTTCGGTGAGCGACTGAGCTTCACCTTGAACGGTCAGGCCTCAAGCCTGAATGAGAAACGCGAATTCTTGCGCTTCGACCCGCAAAACGTGAGTTTCGAAAATTGCTCGGGCGACGCGCAGATCGCGTTCGACGGCGGCAGCGCTTCACTGCTCGCGCTCGCACCGAAGTTCACGTTGAAGTGCGACATCTTGCCGAAAAACTGGGGGCAGGTGCAATTCACCCTCGTGCAGGTCATGGGCGCGAAGGCCGACGTCGCGGGCGCGGAAGCGCTGGTCTTGACCGACCCCAACGGCGATCGTCAGATCAGCGTGACCAAAGCGATCGGCGGCGGCGCACGTCCCGACGAGAATCTGCCCGTCACGGCGGTGGGACGCTTCCGGATTTCGCTGCTTCCCGAAAATGCGCGCTTCGACTACGACATCACGGTCGAAAACCCCGCACGCGGCAGCCGGCCCTTCGAGATTCGCTTCGCGAACGGCGAAAGTCCCAGCCGCGTGGCGACCGATGGCGAGTACACCGAGGACGGCGGCGTGCTGCGCCTGCGTCTGAAACCCGGCTCGAATAGCGTGCGTATCGAAGGCCCTTACACCGGCGCGAACTTCAAATCCCCCATCGCGGGCGGTCCGCACTATCTGTTGATCGAGAATCACCAGCTCTTGCAGGTGACCACCGAGTCCCAAGCGCGCCGGGTTTCGGCGCGCGATGCGGGACTGTCGTCACGCTTCGCGGGACAACGCGCGTTCTTACTCCAAACCGACGGTGAAAGCGTCGCGTGGACAACGAAAAAGCTCGACGTGCTGCCGGCGCTGGGCTTTTCGGTCGAAAACGCCGACTACAACTACTTCATTCCCACGCGTGGCAAAGGCGTCGTCGAAGCCACCTTCCGCATCAACAACCAAGGCCAACCCGAAATCCCCCTCGCGGTCGGCGGCCGTCCCCTTTATCTGGAGGTCGACGGTCAACCCCAAGTTCTCGCCACCAATCCCGACGGCGAGCTGCTGTTGCAACTCACCCCCGGTGTCCGTTCGGTCTACGTCCAGTACGAAGCGCCTACCGAAACCCGCGCGAGCATCGGCTTTCCCTTTTTGCGATTGGCGAAACCGAACTCCGTCATGAGCCAAATTCAGTCGCGCCTCAGCTTCGAAGACGGCGCGAGCCTTTTGTGGGCACAGGGTCTGAGCAAATCCGAATCGGATCTGTTCGATTTCGCTCTGCTGGCGAGCTTCGTTCTTTTCGCCGCACTGACCTACTTCGTTTTGGCGCAAGTGCCGAGGAATTGGCGCCTGGGCGCGGCCGTGGCCGCGGGCGTGATCGCGACCCATTCACTCGGCGTCGCGCTTTTAGGGGTCTTGCTTTTGGCCGTCGCCGCCCTCGTTCGTCACCGCGCACGCCTCGTCGGTTGGTTCACGGGCATCAAGTGGACGTGGGATAAAACTTTGGGCGGCCTGATCGTCGGCGGAGGGCTTGCCCTCGCGATGATGTTGGTCTTAAGTTTCACCCTTCTGAAAATCCGCGGCGATCTAACGACGGAAGGCCCCAGTGCACGCAATATGACGGCAGGCCTTCTGCAAAACAAAGTCTCAAGCTTTGGTGCCGGCGCCCGCAGCGCCGCGCCCATGATGGAATCCTACGCGGCCGAGGACCTGGCCGACGCTCCGGCCGAGCAAGCTTACGCGGAGGGCGCGGTCGGTGGGGGCGACGACTACCAAGGCCTTCCCGCGAAAGTCGTCGTACCGGAGGGCCGCCGGGTCATCCACTTCGAACGCGGCTTGATCGAAGCGAGCGCCCCCGTGATGATGTTCGCGGCGTTCGTGCATCCGGGCGTTCCCAAACTTCTCTTCTTCCTGGCGCTCGTGACCCTCGTCACGCTGGCCTACCGTGAGCGCGCGTCGCTGCGGAGCTGGCTGCGCCTTTCCGCCTGACGTCTCAAAACGAGACCGATCTTGCGCTCGGGACGGTGACGACACCAAATCGTCACCCGTCTCGGAGTGAAACGGCCTGCTCGGCCCAGATGCTTGCGACAGGGCATAGGCCTTGCTTTTTCAGAGGGGTGACACCGGAGGGGCCCATGAAAAAGCAAATCTTCATCCTGATCGTGACGAGCTGGCTGGCGGCCCCCACCTTCGCGCAAAGCCGCAAGATCGTATCCGAAGACACGCGCACGATGCCCGCGGAGCAACAAGCCGCCACGGGGACGACCACCGGTTACGCGGCCGCCGTGAACGGCCCCAGTTACCTCGACTACAGCGTTGCCGGAACGACCGCGGCGCCGCTCGCTTACCCGACGCCGCCCTCACCCGACGCGAGCCTTCCCGTCATGCAGGCCGCGATTCAGGCGTTCATGCAGTACATGCAATCGCCCGCAGGTCAGAAAAACATGTCGAAATATCCCGACTACGTGAACCCCGCCACCGTGAATCGCCAATCGACCGCGCCCTCCGTCGATCCGCGCCCGCTGAAAGACTGTGGCGGTCTCGCGCCGGCGGCGAAGGAAAAAATGAAGGCGTACCTTTCCCGCTGCGGATCCAGTCTGCGCATTCCGAACGGCAACGTCTCGATCATCGACTTCTCCACAAGCCGCCCCGTTCTTTACGTTCTTCGCCAGTCGGATCTCAGTTGCGTGACCGCGGTTCACGTCGGCTACGGCGTCAACTCGCACGGCAACCCCCCGCGCCCCAACAACACGCCATCCTCGTTGGCGACGCCCCCGGGCTTTCACATCACGAAAGTGCATAACGGTCGCGCTTATCAAGAGTTCAACTCCATCGGTATCCAGGGCATGGGCTCGGAAAATTCCAATACCGTCGGCCGCGGCGTGATCTTGCACCCCTCGAATGGTCATACCCATGGCTGCATCGGCATTCCGTGGGCCCAATTCGCCGAGATCAAGCGCCACTTGGGTTACGGCACGGTCGTCTATAACTACTTCCCGTCGCAAACCAACAACGACAGCGAGAACCGCTGCCCGACTTATCGTCAATCCTCGTACCGCACGACGTCCGTCATTTCGTCATCGCCCGCGATGGATGCGGCCGACGAGACTCTCGGTCTTCAATAATTCCCTTGGCCCCGGCCGCCGCCCCCCACTAAAATGAGGGGGTGTTGAAACTGGAAGACTACCTCCGCCAGCGCGAAGCCCTCAAGGCCAACGCCCCCCGCACTCGTGAACTCTGCCGGAGCTGCCGACAGCCCGGCTTCGCCTGTTACTGCCCGGAGCTCCGTCCCTTTCACTCGGACATCCACTTCGCGATCCTGATCCATCCCATCGAAAGCCGGCGCCGCATCGCCACCGGACGGATGTCCCATCTGACCCTGCAAAACTCCTCGTTGATCGAAGGGCAAGACTACCGCCAGAACGCCAAAGTAAACGCGCTTCTGGAGGATCCCGCGAACGACTGCCGCATCCTGTATCCGGGACCGCGCGCGACCGATCTGGGGGCCATGCCCGCAGAGGAACGGCGGCAGATGTTGACGCCCGCGCCGAACCGGCGGCTCGTCATTTTTGTGATCGATGGCACCTGGGCCACCGCACGGAAGATGATGCGCCAATCGGAAAACCTGGCCCCGCTTCCACGCCTCGCCTTTACCCCCGCTCGTCCGTCCAATTTTCGCGTGCGCAAACAGCCCCGGCCCGAGTGTTTCTCGACTTTAGAGGCGATCCACCAGCTGCTGGAATTCAGCGCTCCGGAGCGTCCCGAGCATGCGGGTCTGCTTCAAGTTTTCGATCATATGGTGGAAAAACAGCTCAATTTCATCCGCGCCTCTCATTTGAGCACCCGTAAAGTGACCTACCGCCGCGAGGAGAACCGCAAGGTCCTCGCGGGGTTGGGCCTCCTCGAGGGCGAGGAAGCACCGCAAAATGGCCCCGGCCTGGGGTTTGCCGAACCCTGACCAAATTGAGCCTTTCTTTCCCCGAAAAAGCCTGTTACTCCTCTGGGCGTACTGCTTCGAGTCTTTGGCAATAGGGCCCAAATCTCCGAATCGGTCCCCAGCCTTTAGGAGGTTTCATGGGTAAGAAATTGTACGTCGGCAACCTGCCGTACTCGGTGGACGACAACGTCCTCAACCAAACATTCGCAGATTTCGGCCAAGTCACATCGGCTAAAATCATCATCGACCGCGAAACCGGTCGTTCGAAAGGTTTCGGATTCGTCGAAATGGCGACCGATGCTGAAGCAGAAAACGCGATCAGCCAAATGAATGGCGCGGACTGGGAAGGTCGTAAACTGACCGTGAACGAAGCCCGTCCTCAAGCTCCCCGCGAAGGTGGCGGCGGCGGCGGTGGTCGTGGTGGTTTCGGTGGCGGCCGCGGTGGTGGCGGCGGCGGACGCTGGTAAGCGATCCTCCAACCGATGTCAGAACAGAATCAATCTTCTGGGAAAACCAAGAGTAAATCTTGGTTTTCTTTTTTGAAGAAAAAGAACGAATCCCCTTCGACCGACACACCTTCTCCGTCGAAGACCACATCATCCACTCCCGCAGCCACCCCCGCGAAAAACGATCGCAACTGGGGTCCCGGCCGCGGCAGTAATTACCGTGACGCGGAACGCGTCCAGCATGACAGAGCGGAACGCGGCCAAAATGACAGAGCGGAACGCAACGCCCGTCCCACGCGTGACAATCAAAACAAACGTCCCGGTCAAAACCGTCCCGAACGTGGACCGAACACCGACGCGCGCCCCGAACGCAGCGCAAATGCGTCTTCCGAAGAGCGTGGCGAAGGCGGACAACGTCGGCGTCGCCGCGGTGGTCGCGGTCGTAACCGCAATCGCGAAGGCTCAGCCCGCGAGCCCCAGTCCGGCAAACCGGATCTGGTCGGCATTCCGAATGCGCATTTCCCCGAACTGAAAACCGACGCTCCCGCACCGACTCCGGTCTCGCTGGACGAACTCGAAGGCTTCAGTGAACTGGGATTGATCGAACCCTTGCAACTCGCCGTCGCGGCCCTCGGTTACACGAGCCCGACACCGATTCAGCAGCAGTCGATTCCGCATCTGCTTCAAGGTCACGATCTGCTCGGCAACGCGCAGACCGGAACCGGCAAGACCGCGGCGTTCGCGCTGCCGATCCTGCAACGTCTTTTCGAGAATCCCCGTCGCGCCGAACCCCGCCGCTTCCGCGCGCTGGTGCTTTCGCCGACGCGTGAACTCGCGCTCCAGATTCAGCAAAGCTTCGTCGACTACGGAAAACACCTGAACCTCAGCTCGGCCGTGATTTTCGGCGGAGTGGGACAGGGACCGCAGGTCGCCGCGCTGAAACGTGGACTCGATATTCTGGTCGCGACGCCCGGACGTTTCCTGGATCTGATGGATCAGGGACATCTGGACATCTCGGGACTGGAAATCTTCGTCCTCGATGAAGCCGACCGTATGCTCGATATGGGTTTCATTCACGACATCCGCAAGATCATCAAAGTCTTGCCGGCGGAGCGTCAGAACCTGTTCTTCTCGGCCACCATGGCCAACGAGATCAACAAACTGGCTTCGAGTTTCCTGAAGAACCCCGTGCGGGTCGCGGTGAATCCGGTGTCTTCGACGGCGGAACTCATCGACCAGAAGGTCGTGTTCGTCGAAAAGGCGCACAAACGTGAACTGCTCCGGTACGTTCTGCAAAACCCCGATCTGGCGAAGGTCATCGTGTTCACACGCACGAAACACGGCGCGAATCAGGTTTCGGAAATGCTCGAGAAAAACGGCTTCAAGAGCGCCGCCATCCACGGCAACAAATCCCAGAACGCCCGTCAAAAGGCGCTGGAGAGTTTCCGTCAAGGTGACGTGCGCGTTCTGGTCGCGACCGATATCGCCGCACGCGGGATCGACATCGACGAAATCACCCACGTCATCAACTTCGAGTTGCCGAATGTGCCCGAGGACTATGTCCACCGCATCGGTCGGACCGCGCGCGCCGGAGCCAAAGGCCAAGCGATCGCGTTCTGTAATCCGGAAGAGCGTGTCGATCTGAAAAGTATCGAACGCCTGACGGGACGTCCCCTCGAAGTGACCGAATTCCCCGACTTCGTACCGACCGCGGTCTCGAGCCCCTCGTCCTCTGGCGATTTGGGCCGAGGTGGTCGCCGTGAAGGCGGAGGTCATCGCACCGGACACCGCGGCTCTGGCCGTGGTGGTGGTGGGCGCGGCGGAGGCCGCGGACGCCGTCGTTAGTTCACACAAACCGGGAGCGAACCTCCCGGTTTTTTTATTTGCGGCTCAAGGATCGGCCGACACTTAGCCGACGATCAGCTTCACTTCGATGTTA includes the following:
- a CDS encoding DUF642 domain-containing protein, coding for MTRKQRRFSAGIAILGLVLFFQNCGSSQNFDLEQATQSLSGVGDLSAPPAGNDGAPAPMPTPTPTPVPTGQATQGQFCARQAGELPKFRLSLADLREQKLEDVTSLDRFFRADVRLANLNIYLPKLDIKALPVHFGYDLGGQGTIRRDDGTELRERFAVMYESYLQLAQEDHGTYQIAVAASGQVELEIQDASGVYVKRISAMTGIDETRFLCVNQNIFIRRGDQIGLRLRQTHRTGASLSAALYWRKVGSATSAASASCNASGELFRDGQATSQMQTILNEGWRSPGADNLTLTTDGENLVVNGDFENVSGLSLPTTGTWWKYFTSLPGWLAYQKFELQNSGFTNVFSFRGGNYWIELDADQGVDAIHQEITVKPNTSYRHLFDYATEPGTSQNTSQILVYRVASKTDGNFQFDHLDTVSAPNTGAWLTYQRRIDSGTSNRMKVKLMEGGGDDNNGAYIDNVVFREIRENDRVCLGGAIPAPGIKILAARYGKNKFVDTTTFVRARCEDKASCSFNANNDMNGDPENGIVKVLTIRYSCLNGDKEVAVNENTQAQLSCP
- a CDS encoding phage holin family protein, yielding MGRRAGSVGFGLRARFDDFAPGAGFAMNLFTLLLHSFLDRQAREQTERLREAGLRAAEKGRKLAIAGAFFSLTAAFSFAAIVTFAIEAGLQYDRGAGLTYSGLMISATILIVIALLGGLIGLLIASSSSENKVNAQPPPPRSTQSELKDVLEDIALQLLKQFAQSQRAGDQTPSSANESETRP
- a CDS encoding response regulator transcription factor, yielding MSSLATRILVVDDHPIFREGLKLSLDSSLKDFTWVGEAANAKTALDQIYDKRPDLVILDLILGSTSGLDVVREVKSRQIPTKILVLTQVQDPKTERELRRLEVDAILSKMAPLQSVVEAVEALRNNQPFTSPPLPNSNEEEGMNPVPALKPNLTAREVEIVRLVAAGQTQKEIAETLGCAPETVKTHKGNLLRKLGARNSAEIVAWATRTGLI
- a CDS encoding PAS domain-containing protein, with the translated sequence MLPVYALLSIITLTMCASFALMAYSWQNRGAPGSPAFCATMALTFIWSTFTLFVLVTPDEALMETLIRLRMAVILFAPPAIVLIHTHVNPRADLYGRPYLQALLFVPCVVAVASLFVPSWSEYGLVDFEKVQLKTLSALTFTRGPIMSFQRIYSILCVTYGLSLGGRMWWRGDASTRRQALWLMAGSLVPIASHWAGMVTGWTITMYQWSAALGLVGALCFSMALFRYQLLDWAHLAKSQVFERLPDPVLKLDNENRLRVFNTAAQRVFAISQGHVGQEWKTISTLPGPVIDRVSEEILAMRQGVEPRRTLEVIHEAGSWAVHIECARTWNPQDTGLLLSFYDLSERKALESQIRERSVELTDANSRLEELVGFKNRLLSLVAHDLSGNIGTMVMVSSALQSKIENEVDEPARKMLRLMVRSSVSVQEFFSNLIQWIAKLDSRMEPRLGICDLQALVEKSVEQLTPILLVQRQTVVVTAPKVVLIAADPDMITAVIRNLISNAIGASQAGQEIAVGIDDGPSEVTLWVKDTGVGIAPSRLAQLIDGGALIDRDAEAPAPGFGIGLNVCRDFIHFHGGRLAAESTPGSGSRFYFTLPKGSKPSV